Within Dromaius novaehollandiae isolate bDroNov1 chromosome 8, bDroNov1.hap1, whole genome shotgun sequence, the genomic segment CCCAAGCTTGGCCTGGCATCCCTTCCCGCCATGCACGCcgctgctccccgctccccgtCCGTCCCTGCCCGGTGCACGGCGCTCagcggccccgcgctcccctgCAGACGGGCTCGccagcttcagcagcttcctGCGCTCCGAGTTCAGCGAGGAGAACGTCGAGTTCTGGGTGGCCTGCGAGGACTACAAGAAAACCAAGTCTCCTGCGAAGATGGCAGAGAAGGCCAAGAAGATATACGAGGAGTTCATCCAGACAGAGGCACCTAAGGAGGTCAGTGCCCCGGGGGCCGGGGACGAGGGGCAGCCCTGATGGGCTGGAttcccccagcacccccggccgcACACTCAGCAGCTCCCCAGAGCCGCCTTTGCCGGGCTAGCGCCTGTTGCGGGAGCTTCCAGCACACAGCCAGTCCCCCTCCCTAGGGAGGGTCTGCTGCCAGGCAGCTTACGCTGACATTAATCTTAAAGCATAGCAGCTTTTACTGTAGTCTTCCCCTCAAAACTACCCACACTGCAGAAGAGACCTCATCTGTCACTACAGATTTGTCCCCCAAATAAGCCAGGCTGGTTCACTCGCTCCCCATAATCTTTACCCAGTTGTTGGTGGGAGAGAGCAGGCTGGGGAGATGCCCATCACCTCCGCTCAGGGAGGCCAGAGTCATCATCACTCTTACACTCCCGTCACAGGTGAATATTGACCACTTCACCAGAGCTGTGACCATGAAGAACCTGGTGGAGCCATCAGTGGGCAGCTTTGACATGGCCCAGAAGAGGATCTTTGCCCTGATGGAGAAGGACTCCCTGCCCAGATTCGTGCGGTCGGAGTTTTATCAGGAGCTGATCAAGTAGCAGCGCGGCCAGGCTGTGCGAGGCACTCCCCACGAGCAATCCCACCGCTTCTGTCTGATcgctttccccttctcctcttgctgctttgctttctcaATGACACCCTAAAAGGGCATCCAGGAGTGTTGCTAAACTTTTCTCCCAGTGCTTTGGACCCCATCAGAGATGCCTCTCTTACAGTCTCTGTCCTCTCTTATCAGAAGACCAATTAGCAGAAACATCTGGTGAACCTCCCCTGGATGGTGGGTGGGGGCactggaagcagctgagcagccgATACCAGCTGTGACCCCACAGCAGCTGGAGCAccggggccagggccagggccagggctggggccggggccggggccagggccaggcagcgCTTTTCTGGGGCTGCGACGCTCATCTTCATTCGGAGGTTTTCAGATGCCAGCCTCCGCCCTGCAGGCCCCATCTCAGCGCTGCTGGAGgggtcctgggtgctgggttTAACCCAGGCAAACCGGGTTTAGCCCAGGCaaactgccctgcctgcccctccaGCCGCCCTGACCCCCAGCGCGCTGGTCCCCTGCGCATATGTTTCTGCTGCA encodes:
- the LOC112997377 gene encoding regulator of G-protein signaling 5; translation: MCKGLAALPHTCLERAKEIKTKLGTLLQKPDSTIDFIIPYPEKPEKPAKAQKPSPEEALQWRDSLEKLLQNTYGLASFSSFLRSEFSEENVEFWVACEDYKKTKSPAKMAEKAKKIYEEFIQTEAPKEVNIDHFTRAVTMKNLVEPSVGSFDMAQKRIFALMEKDSLPRFVRSEFYQELIK